One Castanea sativa cultivar Marrone di Chiusa Pesio chromosome 4, ASM4071231v1 DNA window includes the following coding sequences:
- the LOC142630416 gene encoding uncharacterized protein LOC142630416: MEDSEKLTALKKAYAEIILNTAKESAARIMVSERKALRFQQELSSTKEEALRMLLRIKQMLDSKVTEAEMTSLSQQKKIEELEAQLQEAEDIVRDLREELREVQAELEKVTENQQQPLDEQNLEGDTAIHKEIPQENRLMTSGSIFSIPDSQHVPATASGMKSLTSNGTYEDNKCYVANDSHMDNCYLPNPYFASIVMRSKEPELYRNGCTQRIRAFEKYLLDGKLSFSGKVDDVKNEAFTRGDEEVKGLYKTSMHKADNMLGLEETNEDELKVIHADNDHIQVQDAKSFCKKRRKRAGRYKKCKAPSFKQGNGICVIPTHEADNSGVEEKNLDQLKVTQADRSEIQGQIVKSFCRKRKRGARYIKRDPSSFISIADHLMEKPQASDLSNSKTSPHSVDNNDEAVGDSSKITENEGQKDPVSTVGPVLPSDATGTHVGSFGMTQNDVDFLKPCSVENTMNNNTVPINKLDMTIQESLSAENSEVQGCRTDVETFDESLVNSDLKASDSNDLVSQTVNNRFLKYTFRRKRKKDSLSSPDWDSSLDNGTLNINTGDNQNGSLEPQDTLVAESSRDSRRLAQVARQLISLSGKKWWQ, encoded by the exons ATGGAAGACTCTGAG aaacTGACGGCTTTGAAGAAAGCATATGCGGAGATAATACTCAACACGGCAAAAGAATCGGCGGCGCGTATTATGGTGTCAGAGAGGAAAGCACTTCGGTTTCAGCAGGAGCTTTCCTCGACCAAAGAAGAGGCGCTTCGGATGCTCTTGAGGATCAAACAGATGTTGGATTCTAAG GTTACTGAAGCAGAGATGACATCCTTGAGCCAAcagaagaaaattgaagagCTTGAAGCACAGCTCCAGGAAGCTGAGGATATAGTAAGAGACCTTAGAGAAGAATTGAGAGAAGTGCAGGCAGAGTTGGAGAAGGTGACAGAAAACCAACAGCAGCCTTTGGATGAACAAAATTTAGAGGGTGATACTGCTATTCATAAAGAAATACCACAAGAGAATAGACTCATGACGTCTGGGTCTATATTTTCCATACCTGATTCACAACATGTACCAGCCACTGCATCTGGCATGAAGAGCTTGACTTCAAACGGGACATATGAGGACAATAAGTGCTATGTTGCAAATGATTCACATATGGATAATTGTTATCTTCCGAACCCTTATTTTGCCTCCATAGTAATGAGAAGCAAAGAACCTGAGCTGTACAGAAATGGATGCACCCAGAGAATTCGTGCATTTGAAAAGTACCTCTTGGATGGAAAGTTGTCATTTTCTGGAAAAGTAGATGATGTAAAAAATGAAGCATTTACCAGAGGAGATGAGGAAGTTAAAGGGTTGTATAAGACATCTATGCATAAGGCTGACAATATGCTTGGATTAGAAGAGACAAACGAAGACGAACTTAAAGTAATTCACGCAGATAATGATCATATACAAGTGCAGGATGCTAAATCcttttgtaaaaaaagaaggaaaagagctGGTAGATATAAGAAATGTAAAGCTCCCTCATTTAAACAAGGTAATGGGATTTGTGTAATACCTACCCATGAGGCTGACAATAGCGGAGTAGAAGAGAAGAACCTTGATCAACTGAAAGTAACGCAGGCAGACAGAAGTGAAATCCAAGGGCAGATTGTTAAGTCCTTTTGCAGGAAAAGAAAACGAGGAGCTAGATATATAAAAAGAGACCCTTCCTCATTTATATCTATTGCTGATCACCTCATGGAAAAACCTCAAGCGTCTGACCTTTCTAACTCCAAAACTTCTCCACATTCAGTTGATAACAATGATGAAGCAGTAGGAGATTCTTCTAAGATAACTGAGAATGAAGGTCAAAAGGATCCAGTATCCACTGTGGGCCCAGTTCTACCTTCAGATGCAACTGGTACACATGTGGGATCCTTTGGCATGACTCAAAATGATGTGGATTTTCTGAAGCCTTGTAGTGTTGAAAACACAATGAACAACAACACAGTACCAATTAATAAATTGGATATGACAATTCAGGAAAGTTTATCGGCTGAGAATTCAGAGGTTCAGGGTTGCAGAACAGATGTTGAGACATTTGACGAGTCCTTAGTTAATTCAGATCTGAAAGCATCAGATTCAAATGATTTGGTTAGTCAAACTGTAAATAATAGGTTTCTCAAGTACACATTCCGAAGAAAACGCAAGAAGGATTCTTTAAGCAGCCCCGATTGGGATTCATCTCTTGACAATGGAACTTTAAATATAAACACTGGGGACAATCAGAATGGTTCTCTGGAGCCACAGGATACCTTGGTAGCAGAATCATCTCGAGACAGTCGGCGACTAGCACAGGTTGCTCGTCAG CTTATATCTTTGTCTGGGAAGAAGTGGTGGCAGTAG
- the LOC142631765 gene encoding pentatricopeptide repeat-containing protein At1g74850, chloroplastic produces MTLSPTLSLPHSSSPLSSSPLFTFPARSPRRFFFFHRIFLSAGDRRSLAGKPRAKAKELVLGNPSVTVEKGKYSYDVETLINKLSSLPPRGSIARCLEMFKNKMSLNDFALVFKEFAQRGDWQRSLRLFKYMQRQIWCKPNEHIYTIMISLLGREGLLDKCREVFDEMPSQGVARTVFAYTAIINAYGRHGQYAVSLELLDRMKKEMVSPSILTYNTVINACARGGLDWEGLLGLFAEMRYEGIQPDLVTYNTLLSACAHRGLSDEAEMVFRNMNEGGIVPDITTYSYLVETFGKLGKLEKVSGLLKEMELGGNLPDIMSYNVLLEAYAKLGSIKDAMGVFRQMQAAGCVPNAATYSILLNLYGRNGRYDDVRELFLEMKVSNTEPDAATYNILIQVFGEGGYFKEVVTLFHDMEEENVEPNMETYEGLIFACGKGGLHEDAKRILVKMNEKGIVPSSKAYTGVIEAYGQTALYEEALVAFNTMNEVGSGPTVETYNSLIHAFARGGLYKECGAILHRMGESGVARNVDSFNGVIEAFRQGGQFEEAVKTYIEMEKSRCDPDERTLEAVLSVYCVAGLVDESVEHFQEIKSSGILPSVMCYCMMLAIYAKSDRWDDAYELLDEMLTNRESSIHQVTGQLIKGDYDDDSNWQMVEYVFDKLNSEGCGLGMRFYNTLLEALWWLGQKQRAARVLNEALKRGIFPELFRKNKLVWSVDVHRMWEGGAYTAISLWLNNMYEMFMNGEDLPQLASVVVVRGQMEKSSISRDFPIAKAAYSFLQDKVSSFFSFPGWNKGRIICQRSQLKRILSGTESSSDGSKKDRIIDLSNSFNLPGTRTPRSDVMNGHEKDADSESRIMRRTEMIPSTV; encoded by the exons ATGACCCTCTCGCCCACTCTCTCTCTACCGCACTCTTCTTCACCACTCTCCTCCTCTCCGCTCTTCACGTTCCCAGCCAGAAGCCCTAGaaggttcttcttcttccaccGGATATTCCTCTCCGCCGGCGACCGGAGATCCCTCGCCGGAAAACCGAGAGCAAAGGCGAAGGAGCTCGTACTCGGAAACCCGTCGGTGACAGTTGAGAAAGGGAAGTACAGCTACGACGTCGAAACCCTAATCAACAAGCTGAGCAGCCTCCCGCCGCGCGGAAGCATCGCGCGGTGCTTGGAGATGTTCAAGAACAAGATGTCGCTGAACGACTTCGCGCTCGTGTTCAAGGAGTTCGCGCAGCGTGGAGATTGGCAGCGGTCGCTTCGTCTCTTCAAGTACATGCAGCGGCAGATCTGGTGCAAACCTAACGAGCACATATACACGATCATGATCAGCCTTCTCGGCCGCGAGGGATTGCTCGACAAGTGCCGCGAGGTGTTCGATGAAATGCCGAGCCAAGGCGTGGCTCGAACGGTGTTCGCGTACACCGCGATTATCAACGCCTATGGCCGCCACGGTCAGTATGCGGTCTCTCTTGAACTCTTAGATAGAATGAAAAAGGAAATGGTTTCGCCGAGTATATTAACGTATAATACTGTTATCAATGCTTGTGCTAGAGGTGGTTTGGATTGGGAGGGATTGTTAGGATTGTTTGCTGAAATGAGATATGAAGGGATTCAACCTGATCTTGTTACTTATAATACTTTGCTTAGTGCTTGTGCTCATAGGGGTTTAAGCGATGAGGCTGAGATGGTTTTTAGGAATATGAATGAGGGAGGAATAGTTCCTGATATAACTACTTATAGTTACTTAGTTGAGACGTTTGGGAAATTGGGTAAGCTCGAGAAGGTTTCGGGGTTACTTAAGGAAATGGAGTTAGGAGGGAATTTGCCTGATATAATGTCCTATAATGTGTTGTTAGAGGCATATGCGAAATTGGGGTCTATTAAAGACGCGATGGGGGTGTTTAGGCAGATGCAGGCTGCAGGGTGTGTACCGAATGCAGCTACTTAtagtattttgttgaatttgtATGGGAGGAATGGGAGGTATGATGATGTTCGCGAGCTTTTTCTCGAGATGAAAGTGAGCAATACGGAGCCGGATGCGGCTACGTATAACATTTTGATACAGGTGTTTGGTGAGGGTGGGTATTTTAAGGAGGTGGTGACTTTGTTTCATGATATGGAGGAGGAGAATGTGGAACCAAATATGGAAACTTATGAGGGGTTAATATTTGCTTGTGGGAAAGGGGGGCTCCATGAGGATGCCAAGAGAATTTTGGTTAAGATGAATGAGAAAGGGATAGTGCCTAGTTCTAAGGCTTACACTGGGGTTATTGAAGCGTACGGGCAAACTGCATTGTATGAGGAAGCTCTTGTTGCCTTTAATACAATGAATGAAGTGGGGAGTGGGCCGACTGTTGAAACCTACAATTCGCTGATTCATGCATTTGCAAGGGGCGGATTATACAAGGAGTGTGGAGCTATTTTACACAGAATGGGTGAGTCTGGTGTTGCGCGAAATGTGGATTCCTTCAATGGTGTAATTGAAGCTTTTCGGCAAGGAGGCCAATTTGAAGAAGCTGTAAAGACATACATTGAGATGGAAAAGTCTAGATGTGATCCTGATGAACGGACCCTTGAGGCAGTTTTAAGTGTTTACTGTGTCGCAGGTCTTGTTGATGAGAGTGTGGAGCACTTCCAGGAAATTAAATCTTCAGGAATATTGCCCAGTGTCATGTGCTATTGCATGATGCTAGCTATCTATGCAAAGAGTGACAG GTGGGATGACGCCTATGAGTTGCTGGATGAGATGCTGACAAATAGGGAATCAAGTATACATCAAGTGACTGGACAGCTGATCAAGGGAGATTATGATGATGACTCTAACTGGCAGATGGTAGAGTATGTCTTTGACAAACTTAACTCTGAAGGATGTGGTTTGGGAATGAGGTTTTATAATACACTTTTAGAAGCACTTTGGTGGCTGGGCCAGAAACAAAGGGCTGCAAGAGTGCTCAATGAAGCATTAAAGAGGGGAATTTTTCCTGAACTCTTCCGTAAAAACAAACTCGTGTGGTCTGTGGATGTTCACAg AATGTGGGAAGGTGGAGCATATACAGCAATATCACTTTGGCTAAACAATATGTATGAAATGTTCATGAATGGGGAAGATCTTCCTCAACTAGCAAGCGTTGTTGTAGT GAGAGGGCAGATGGAAAAAAGCTCAATTTCACGGGACTTTCCAATTGCAAAGGCTGCCTATTCATTTCTGCAGGATAAAGTGTcatcattcttttctttcccagGATGGAACAAGGGTCGGATTATCTGCCAGAGATCACAGCTCAAGCGGATTTTGTCGGGCACAGAGTCATCCTCAGATGGGTCCAAAAAGGACAGAATAATTGATTTGAGTAACTCCTTTAATCTTCCTGGAACAAGAACTCCCAGAAGTGATGTAATGAATGGTCACGAAAAAGACGCTGACTCTGAAAGCAGAATTATGAGAAGAACAGAGATGATACCAAGCACAGTTTAA